The Sulfurospirillum halorespirans DSM 13726 genome has a window encoding:
- a CDS encoding response regulator transcription factor, with protein MDEKMLKKLAPYRVLYAEDEAGVRKNVYELLSLLFKEVYLATDGDEAYTLFVQHKPDLIITDIKMPHLSGIDLAKKIRQNDQKAHIIFITAYTEVDFMLEAIELSLLRYIVKPITEPKLFDALEKFLQAKEKAHLQELAPSWYYDSLQKIITHESDIYELTKKEAKFIELLLQKDSIISYEEIEQKLWESEYMSLNALRLMIKNLRKKLPEGTLKNIQGIGYKL; from the coding sequence ATGGATGAAAAGATGTTAAAAAAGCTTGCGCCGTATAGAGTTTTGTACGCTGAGGATGAAGCAGGAGTTCGTAAAAATGTCTATGAACTGCTCAGCCTTCTCTTCAAAGAGGTTTATCTTGCAACGGATGGCGATGAAGCGTACACACTTTTTGTACAGCACAAACCAGACCTCATTATTACCGACATCAAGATGCCGCATTTAAGCGGTATCGATTTGGCAAAAAAGATTCGCCAGAACGATCAAAAAGCACATATCATTTTCATCACCGCATACACTGAGGTGGATTTCATGCTTGAAGCGATTGAACTCTCCTTGCTTCGCTACATCGTTAAACCCATCACGGAGCCTAAACTGTTTGATGCACTGGAAAAATTTTTGCAAGCGAAAGAAAAAGCACATCTTCAAGAATTAGCTCCAAGTTGGTATTATGATTCACTGCAAAAAATCATTACACATGAGAGTGACATTTATGAGCTTACCAAGAAAGAGGCAAAGTTCATTGAACTTCTGTTACAAAAAGATTCGATCATCTCTTATGAAGAGATTGAGCAGAAACTATGGGAGAGTGAATACATGAGTCTTAACGCACTTCGTTTGATGATTAAGAACTTAAGAAAGAAGCTACCAGAGGGAACTTTAAAAAATATTCAAGGA
- a CDS encoding universal stress protein produces the protein MYKKILVPVDGSDLSKQAIQKAVALAKALHSELYFLHVKHMENLFYHGMVGVIFDPNAKKIYEEKIDDLCRSFLEEATTLAQSHHVKSKQLLVENSEPYQAIIEYATLEKCDLIFMASHGYNEIEGLLLGSQTNKVLVHSLIPVLVSK, from the coding sequence ATGTATAAAAAAATATTGGTACCAGTAGATGGGTCTGATTTATCAAAACAGGCTATCCAAAAAGCGGTTGCACTTGCAAAAGCGTTACATTCAGAATTGTACTTTTTACATGTAAAGCATATGGAAAATTTATTTTATCATGGTATGGTAGGTGTTATTTTTGATCCAAATGCTAAAAAAATATATGAAGAAAAGATAGATGACCTTTGCCGCTCTTTTTTGGAGGAAGCAACAACGCTAGCACAATCTCATCACGTGAAATCCAAGCAATTGCTTGTTGAAAATAGCGAACCCTATCAAGCCATTATAGAGTATGCAACGTTAGAAAAATGTGATTTAATTTTTATGGCTTCACACGGGTATAACGAAATTGAAGGTTTGTTGCTAGGAAGTCAAACCAATAAAGTTTTGGTTCATTCTCTTATCCCTGTCTTGGTAAGTAAATAA
- a CDS encoding DHA2 family efflux MFS transporter permease subunit, whose protein sequence is MIAAFMLCAANFVAVLNMTIANVAVPNIAGNLGSTMSQGTWVITSYAVGEAITVPLTGWFAARFGAVRVFVIAMIMFGVMSALCGMSNSLGMLVVARVFQGFAGGPLMPLSQTLLIKIFPKEKVGAAIGMWSMTTLVAPVVGPILGGYLCDEYSWNYVFLLNVPIGLICGFFAWKLLKHYTDVISKNPIDRIGLVLLIVWVAAFQIMLDEGKDLDWFASNKIIALATISLISFCIFIIWEWYEEHPIVDLKVFRHRGFWVSILTISLAFAAFFGVNVLTPLWLQNFMGYTATDAGIATCWIGVSALLIAPIVANVAEKMDARKLIFFGIIVMGLVTLWRSITTTEIDFWSIALPLAMMGVGMPFFFIPTTGLALGSVEEREMDSAAGLMNFLRTLSGAFATSLVNSSWSDLITIKHAQLVDISDSDNSFRMMFEQQNTPVDVTNQMIDSLITSQAVMLATNEVMLYLGVAFICAAFAIWLAPKPTRFVEAGKGGH, encoded by the coding sequence ATGATTGCAGCATTTATGCTTTGTGCGGCAAATTTCGTTGCTGTACTCAATATGACCATTGCAAATGTTGCCGTACCAAATATTGCTGGAAATCTTGGTTCTACGATGAGTCAAGGCACATGGGTCATTACATCCTATGCCGTGGGAGAAGCGATAACGGTTCCTTTAACGGGATGGTTTGCAGCACGATTTGGGGCTGTGCGTGTTTTTGTTATTGCGATGATCATGTTTGGTGTTATGTCTGCTTTGTGTGGTATGTCTAATTCATTAGGCATGTTGGTGGTTGCCAGAGTTTTCCAAGGGTTTGCTGGTGGGCCTCTTATGCCATTATCTCAAACGTTGCTCATTAAGATTTTTCCAAAAGAGAAAGTCGGTGCCGCCATTGGAATGTGGTCTATGACAACATTAGTTGCACCCGTCGTAGGACCCATTTTAGGCGGCTATTTATGCGATGAATACAGTTGGAATTATGTTTTTTTGCTCAATGTTCCCATCGGACTTATTTGTGGTTTCTTTGCATGGAAATTGTTGAAACACTACACAGATGTTATCAGTAAAAATCCAATTGATCGTATTGGGCTTGTCTTACTCATTGTTTGGGTGGCAGCATTTCAAATTATGCTGGATGAGGGGAAAGATTTGGATTGGTTTGCTTCCAATAAAATTATTGCACTTGCTACCATTTCACTGATCTCTTTTTGTATCTTTATTATTTGGGAATGGTATGAAGAACATCCAATTGTAGATTTGAAAGTATTTAGGCATCGAGGGTTTTGGGTCAGTATTCTTACGATAAGTCTCGCGTTTGCAGCGTTTTTTGGGGTGAATGTATTAACACCCTTGTGGCTTCAAAATTTCATGGGTTATACTGCCACTGATGCAGGTATTGCGACCTGCTGGATAGGGGTATCTGCATTATTAATCGCACCGATTGTCGCAAATGTTGCGGAGAAAATGGATGCACGAAAATTGATATTTTTCGGAATTATCGTTATGGGGTTAGTGACACTATGGCGTAGCATCACAACAACAGAGATAGATTTTTGGTCGATTGCGCTACCGCTTGCCATGATGGGTGTTGGTATGCCTTTTTTCTTTATACCAACAACGGGGTTAGCGCTTGGGAGTGTTGAAGAACGTGAAATGGATTCGGCTGCTGGATTGATGAATTTTTTAAGAACACTATCAGGTGCATTTGCAACCTCTCTTGTTAATAGTTCGTGGAGTGATCTTATCACTATTAAGCATGCGCAATTAGTCGATATTTCAGATTCTGACAATAGCTTTCGAATGATGTTTGAGCAACAAAATACTCCTGTAGACGTAACCAATCAGATGATAGATTCTCTTATAACGAGTCAAGCCGTTATGCTAGCGACAAATGAAGTGATGCTGTATCTAGGGGTTGCTTTTATTTGCGCTGCATTTGCCATATGGCTTGCACCTAAACCTACACGATTTGTCGAAGCGGGCAAGGGTGGACATTAA
- a CDS encoding cache domain-containing protein yields MKIIKESNISTIIIVSTIFIISSLMLFNGYFFISKQYEILQAQIEDTKKTFVENKRNVLKREVDAIIEFIEFKKSRTNFTEPSALEALHHEVYDWIRHIRYGGQEHNYIFVYQVEHMSGGDKFAKMLINPNRPDLEGEYISDAYTDENGKAFRKIFLQDIHEKGYSFVEYIYKKPDSNIIRPKVSYFKLYKEWNIIIAAGAYTDDIDKEIDIAKAAFKKKMELEITSAIIIFLLFALIANTFAVMLGKRIERFLNTYHKQVQQKTLELENLNKTLESRVTEEIKKNREQEQLLIQKSKFIALGEMISNIAHQWRQPLSQLSALLMTLKLKYNMDKLDKTAMEIKCVEAENIVEYMSHTIDDFRNFFMPNKDKKMFSIQTSIDDVLRIIAMSITNQEIEIEVNILHDEFIIGYKSEYEQVVLNLLSNAKDAIITSGRQGGKITISLESDEQMVRLSIEDNGGGIKIAPIEKIFEPYVSTKEQNEGTGIGLYMAKLIIEKSMRGKLEVRNENGGAIFTIELEKGFKETLGGSPL; encoded by the coding sequence GTGAAGATTATTAAAGAGAGCAATATCTCTACGATCATTATCGTTAGTACCATCTTTATTATCAGCTCACTCATGCTTTTTAATGGGTACTTTTTCATTAGCAAGCAGTATGAAATTTTACAAGCACAGATCGAAGATACTAAAAAAACGTTCGTTGAAAATAAACGTAATGTTCTAAAACGTGAAGTGGATGCCATTATTGAATTTATCGAATTTAAAAAGAGCCGAACAAACTTTACGGAGCCAAGTGCCTTAGAGGCTTTACATCATGAGGTGTATGACTGGATACGCCATATTCGCTACGGTGGGCAAGAGCACAACTATATTTTTGTGTATCAGGTGGAGCATATGAGCGGTGGAGACAAGTTTGCCAAAATGCTCATCAATCCCAATCGTCCTGATTTAGAAGGTGAATACATCTCCGATGCGTATACCGATGAAAATGGTAAGGCATTTCGTAAAATATTTTTGCAAGATATTCACGAAAAAGGCTACTCCTTTGTCGAATACATCTACAAAAAACCTGATAGCAACATCATTCGCCCCAAAGTGTCTTACTTTAAGCTCTACAAAGAGTGGAATATCATCATTGCCGCAGGTGCTTACACCGATGATATTGACAAAGAGATCGACATCGCTAAAGCAGCCTTTAAAAAAAAGATGGAGCTTGAAATCACATCAGCGATCATCATCTTTCTTCTTTTTGCACTCATTGCCAATACCTTTGCCGTCATGCTAGGCAAACGGATCGAACGCTTTTTAAACACTTACCATAAACAGGTTCAGCAAAAAACACTTGAGCTTGAAAACCTCAACAAAACACTAGAGAGTCGTGTAACAGAAGAGATCAAGAAAAACCGCGAACAAGAGCAACTACTCATCCAAAAATCCAAATTTATCGCCCTTGGAGAGATGATCAGCAACATCGCACACCAATGGCGACAACCGCTCTCACAGCTCTCAGCCCTTTTAATGACGCTCAAACTAAAATACAATATGGACAAGCTCGATAAAACAGCAATGGAGATTAAATGCGTTGAAGCAGAAAACATTGTCGAGTATATGTCCCACACCATCGATGATTTTCGTAATTTCTTTATGCCCAACAAAGACAAAAAAATGTTTAGCATTCAAACGTCTATCGACGACGTTTTGCGCATCATTGCTATGTCAATTACCAATCAAGAGATCGAAATAGAGGTCAATATCTTACACGATGAATTTATCATAGGCTACAAAAGTGAGTACGAACAAGTTGTTCTCAATCTTCTGTCTAACGCCAAAGATGCCATCATCACTTCAGGAAGACAAGGTGGTAAAATTACCATTAGTCTTGAAAGTGACGAACAAATGGTACGTCTTAGCATTGAAGATAATGGTGGAGGCATCAAGATAGCGCCTATTGAGAAAATCTTTGAGCCTTATGTGAGCACCAAAGAGCAAAACGAGGGTACAGGCATTGGGCTTTATATGGCGAAACTGATCATTGAAAAGAGTATGAGAGGAAAACTTGAAGTACGAAATGAAAATGGGGGAGCTATTTTTACGATAGAGTTGGAGAAAGGTTTCAAAGAGACGCTTGGCGGATCGCCCCTTTGA
- a CDS encoding HlyD family secretion protein: MGDVLVKIDQVDAKIILEQAEADLDRTIRTVKGYIANDGNLNAQISAREADEKRITAQMSAAKADLERATIDLQRREALIASGSVSEDELTRMKNAYITAKSNFEALQASELGVKANLKAALYSKEINTALISGTTESNHPEINAARARLEQAKIDFERTVLRSPIDGIVSKRQVQLGQHVQQGTYLLSVVPVDQIHVDANFKEAQLQKVRVGQAVTLYADLYGKQTVYHGIVEGFSGGTGAAFAAIPAQNATGNWIKVVQRVPVRIKMDTDELKANPLRVGLSMNVEIDTRTRIN; this comes from the coding sequence GTGGGTGATGTACTGGTGAAAATTGACCAAGTCGATGCAAAAATTATACTTGAACAAGCAGAAGCTGACTTAGATCGTACGATTCGTACGGTTAAAGGGTATATTGCAAATGATGGCAATTTGAATGCCCAAATTTCAGCAAGAGAAGCAGATGAAAAACGCATAACAGCTCAGATGAGTGCCGCAAAAGCAGATTTAGAAAGAGCAACGATTGATTTACAACGCAGAGAAGCATTGATTGCTTCAGGATCAGTTTCCGAAGATGAATTAACCCGTATGAAAAATGCGTATATAACCGCTAAATCCAACTTTGAAGCACTGCAAGCAAGTGAATTAGGGGTTAAAGCCAATTTAAAAGCGGCGCTCTATTCAAAAGAGATCAATACCGCGCTTATTAGCGGAACAACGGAATCAAACCATCCTGAAATCAATGCTGCTCGTGCACGACTCGAACAAGCAAAAATTGATTTTGAGCGTACCGTTCTTAGATCGCCCATTGATGGCATTGTATCCAAAAGACAGGTTCAATTAGGACAGCACGTTCAACAAGGTACGTACCTTTTATCGGTTGTTCCTGTTGACCAAATACATGTCGATGCCAATTTTAAAGAAGCGCAACTTCAAAAAGTCAGAGTCGGACAAGCCGTAACATTATATGCCGATCTTTATGGTAAGCAGACCGTTTATCATGGTATTGTAGAGGGATTCTCTGGTGGAACAGGAGCCGCATTTGCTGCAATTCCTGCTCAAAATGCAACCGGCAATTGGATTAAAGTTGTCCAAAGAGTTCCTGTGCGAATTAAAATGGATACAGATGAATTAAAAGCTAATCCTTTGAGGGTAGGATTATCGATGAATGTTGAAATCGATACCCGTACCCGTATAAACTAA